The following proteins are encoded in a genomic region of Brachypodium distachyon strain Bd21 chromosome 1, Brachypodium_distachyon_v3.0, whole genome shotgun sequence:
- the LOC112272062 gene encoding uncharacterized protein LOC112272062, translating to MRSMALGLVASDTYSISKQRCKRDLRASLLRSIHKLRMVRFTFTDFLFDVDVECAFEGDAQTSPGPVKGSQAAVGTPIRGTFALPLHCSPGPVTRSQAALRTPVRDTSALAALQASPGPVTRRKLALAVASDGASGTPNSPQRPVVTAAKKITPKRKRRS from the exons ATGAGATCTATGGCACTTGGGCTAGTAGCTTCCGACACTTATTCAATTTCAAAGCAGAGATGCAAAAGAGATCTCCGGGCATCATTGTTGAGGTCGATACACAAATTAAGGATGGTAAGGTTTACTTTCacagattttttatttgatgTTGATGTTGAATGTGCGTTTGAAGGAGATGCTCAAACCAGCCCTGGTCCTGTCAAAGGGAG tCAAGCTGCTGTTGGAACTCCTATTCGGGGCACATTTGCATTGCCTCTACACTGCAGCCCTGGTCCTGTCACAAGGAG TCAAGCTGCTCTTCGAACCCCTGTCCGGGACACATCTGCATTGGCTGCCCTACAAGCCAGCCCCGGCCCTGTCACAAGGAG GAAACTTGCTCTTGCAGTTGCATCAGATGGAGCATCTGGAACCCCCAATTCTCCACAAAGACCTGTTGTGACCGCTGCAAAAAAGATCACAccgaagaggaagagaagatcTTAA
- the LOC100843331 gene encoding uncharacterized protein LOC100843331 → MVAAVVAARASPPPGAAGLGATTIIASSFHGSAHCASPSRALPPSAGAARRGACCFAATKPTPAAVAADLDEERDGGAGGGANGAATDAKPPRRKRRSRKGRKSAAALKLEEEEEEAEKKRKAEEEAAMKKKAAEEESRAAAAGLDLEEVMAASPVGLGRRSRQLFDEVWRKFSRLGQISSVSSTEALAEAEQAVLVRGGPMCEFTVPGAQDTTVLVVGATSRIGRIVVRKLMLRGYNVKALVRRDDAEVIDMLPRSVDIVVGDVGDPLTVQSAVSGCSKIIYCATARSTITGDLNRVDNQGVRNVSKAFQDYYNEMAQLRAGKSSKSKLLIAKFKSTKSLKGWEVNQGSYFPNTFASSSRFDEGIDASFEFSQSGQAVFAGFVFTRGGYVEISKRLSLPLGSTLDRYDGLLLSVGGNGRSYVVILETGPLADTSQSKQYFARMTTKVGFCRVRVPFSAFRPVKPEDPPLDPFLVHTLTIRFEPKRQRPGDGSQGATDPRNFELILEYIKALPTGQETDFILVSCTGSGIEPNRREQVLRAKKAGEDALRRSGLGYTIVRPGPLQEEPGGQRALIFDQGNRISQAISCADVADICVKALHDSTARNKSFDVCYEYVAEQGNELYELVAHLPDKANNYLTPALSVLEKNT, encoded by the exons ATGGTTGCTGCCGTCGTGGCCGCGCGCGCGTCTCCTCCCCCCGGCGCGGCGGGGTTGGGCGCGACCACGATCATCGCCTCTTCGTTCCACGGCAGCGCTCACTGCGCGTCCCCGTCCCGCGCGCTCCCGCCCTCCGCGGGCGCCGCTAGGCGCGGCGCGTGTTGCTTCGCCGCCACGAAgcccacgccggcggcggtggcggccgatCTGGACGAGGAGAGGGACGGCGGTGCTGGCGGCGGGGCCAACGGCGCCGCTACGGACGCGAAGCCGCCGCGGAGGAAGCGCCGGTCCAGGAAGGGCAGGAAGTCGGCCGCCGCGCtgaagctggaggaggaggaggaggaggcggagaagaagaggaaggcagaggaggaggcggccatgAAAAAGaaggccgcggaggaggagagccgcgcggcggcggcggggctggacCTGGAGGAGGTGATGGCGGCGAGCCCCGTGGGGCTGGGGCGGCGCTCGCGGCAGCTGTTCGACGAGGTGTGGCGCAAGTTCTCGCGGCTGGGGCAGATATCCAGCGTCTCGTCCACGGAGGCGCTGGCCGAGGCGGAGCAGGCCGTGCTCGTCCGCGGCGGGCCCATGTGCGAGTTCACCGTCCCCGGCGCCCAGGACACCaccgtcctcgtcgtcggtgcCACCAGCCGCATCGGCCGGATCGTCGTCCGCAAACTCATGCTCCGAGGCTACAATGTTAAG GCTTTAGTAAGAAGGGACGATGCTGAAGTGATCGACATGCTTCCAAGGTCGGTGGATATCGTTGTTGGTGATGTCGGTGATCCTTTGACCGTGCAATCAGCCGTGTCAGGTTGCAGCAAGATTATCTACTGCGCAACCGCGCGCTCAACCATTACCGGGGACCTTAACAGGGTTGATAACCAAGGGGTCAGGAATGTTAGCAAGGCTTTCCAG GATTACTACAATGAGATGGCTCAGCTCAGAGCTGGTAAAAGCAGCAAGAGCAAACTTTTGATAGCAAAATTTAAATCTACCAAGTCTCTGAAGGGTTGGGAAGTGAACCAGGGATCTTACTTCCCAAATACCTTCGCTTCTAGTTCTAGGTTCGACGAAGGTATCGATGCATCATTTGAATTTTCACAATCTGGCCAGGCCGTTTTTGCAG GATTTGTTTTCACAAGAGGTGGATATGTCGAGATATCAAAGAGGCTCTCTCTTCCTCTGGGTTCCACCCTAGACAG GTACGATGGCTTGCTTCTTTCTGTGGGTGGAAATGGACGATCGTATGTTGTTATTCTTGAGACTGGTCCACTGGCTGATACCTCACAGAGTAAGCAGTATTTTGCTCGGATGACTACAAAAGTAGGCTTTTGTAGG GTAAGAGTGCCATTTTCAGCTTTTCGTCCAGTGAAACCAGAAGATCCTCCCCTAGACCCCTTTCTTGTGCATACACTAACCATTAGGTTTGAACCCAAAAGGCAG AGACCTGGTGATGGATCCCAAGGTGCTACTGATCCCAGAAATTTTGAGCTAATACTGGAATACATCAAAGCTTTACCT ACTGGTCAAGAAACAGACTTCATACTGGTCTCATGCACAGGTTCTGGAATTGAACCTAACAGAAGAGAACAAGTCCTCAGAGCAAAGAAG GCTGGAGAGGATGCGCTGAGGAGGTCTGGCCTTGGATACACAATTGTACGTCCTGGTCCGCTGCAG GAAGAACCTGGTGGTCAGCGTGCACTGATCTTTGATCAAGGGAACAGAATATCTCAG GCTATCAGCTGTGCAGATGTGGCTGATATCTGTGTCAAAGCATTGCATGATTCCACGGCAAGAAACAAAAGTTTTGAT GTATGTTATGAGTATGTTGCTGAACAAGGGAACGAACTGTATGAACTT GTGGCTCATTTGCCAGATAAGGCTAACAATTATCTTACACCGGCACTATCGGTTCTAGAGAAAAACACCTGA
- the LOC106865802 gene encoding uncharacterized protein LOC106865802, with protein MHAWAISCNLLYVKAATTFVASKRGSLFAATASLALRAWLELRRAQGVRRNADAGRTSPPTTVPSTTSLRLALRIPSLPSFHPKNPILAVAGLAERWRKCQIQWLDALPLARPPAPPLAPFLILLILLLVSTTLAEVTYLFRRPSVGDIVFFRVPRGHLCECTL; from the exons atgcatgcatgggccatCTCCTGCAACCTCCTCTACGTCAAAGCTGCGACCACCTTCGTCGCGAGCAAGAGGGGCAGCCTCTTCGCGGCTACGGCGAGCCTGGCTCTCAGGGCCTGGCTGGAGCTTCGGCGTGCACAAGGTGTTCGACGGAATGCCGATGCTGGGCGCACCTCGCCTCCGACCACCGTGCCTTCGACCACCTCTCTCCGCCTCGCCCTCCGCATCCCGAGCTTGCCGAGCTTCCATCCTAAAAACCCAATCTTGGCGGTGGCGGGTCTTGCCGAGCGGTGGCGGAAGTGCCAGATCCAGTGGCTGGATGCCCTGCCCCTGGCTCGGCCTCCCGCGCCTCCGCTCGCCCCCTTCCTGATCCTGCTCATACTGCTCCTCGTCTCCACCACGCTCGCCGAG GTTACCTACTTGTTCCGGAGGCCATCTGTTGGCGATATTGTCTTCTTCAGAGTGCCCAGAGGCCATCTGTGTGAATGTACTCTGTAA
- the LOC100844244 gene encoding probable histidine kinase 2: MLRRMWLALVCVACSMAVAVPAACLLLMARALWRAAARAAALDAELARHKEALRQAERKSMNKSNAFASASHDIRSALAAFAGYIEVSRPEAQTNPIVMHNLNAMDVCTKKLFDILNTIMDTSKVESGKMQLEEVEFNMADALEESVDMVSVIGINKGVEVVWDPCDFSVLLCENVVGDCRRFKQILDNLLGNALKFTQEGHVVLRAWANRPIARSSICTPSRFAHRRSGGGGGFWGSVFGKGRNCTKQNPCNSLWNDPDSVEFYFEVVDTGIGIPMEKREAVFENYVQVKEGHGGTGLGLGIVQSFVRLMGGEIGIKDKEPGETGTCFGFNVSLKISERQDQQVADIEQGTYTSSSKMSDSDIRALLFRETNCFKGGHCLLVVHEYETRRILHTWMESIGMKVWIIPRVDLISSTLERIHSTSVSPSRASLSHSGLDCETTDWCFSPKEMVNQVLPMALRNNNNMGGNSGGDHPFGALVILDVSNERLDDISREVASLGKIKNQAPCKLVCLADLKTSSEDFARLERSFDLVLRKPMHGSRLYRLLRTMRDIQVSPAQHPYQACPSNPGASQKYFHGIAIREQPDQTAGSAETACLPQEPKIQDDRLLDGMRVLMAEDNQVLQIIQERMLSQLGATVEVAGDGSRAVDMFIDALERAGVSEGHTVPLPYDLVFMDCQMPLMDGYEATKRIREEETHYKIHTPIVALTAHALEEDLHQTIQAGMDLHLTKPIQREQIVDALHQICKEKSCCCAFPTIHE; this comes from the exons ATGTTGCGGCGGATGTGGCTCGCGCTGGTCTGCGTCGCGTGCTccatggcggtggcggtgccggcggcgtGCCTGTTGCTGATGGCGCGGGCGCTGtggcgtgcggcggcgcgtgcggcGGCACTCGACGCCGAGCTCGCCAGGCACAAGGAGGCGCTCCGGCAGGCGGAGCGCAAGAGCATGAACAAGAGCAACGCCTTCGCCAGCGCCAGCCACGACATCCGCTCCGCGCTCGCCGCATTCGCCGGCTACATCGAGGTCTCCCGCCCGGAGGCGCAGACCAACCCCATCGTCATGCACAACCTCAATGCCATGGACGTCTGCACCAAGAAGCTCTTCG ATATACTCAACACGATAATGGACACAAGCAAGGTGGAGTCAGGGAAGATGCAGCTCGAGGAAGTCGAGTTCAACATGGCCGATGCACTGGAAGAATCCGTGGACATGGTCAGCGTCATCGGCATCAACAAAGGAGTTGAGGTGGTCTGGGATCCCTGCGACTTCTCAGTCCTGCTATGCGAAAACGTCGTCGGGGACTGCAGAAGATTCAAGCAAATCCTCGACAACCTGCTTGGCAATGCTTTGAAGTTCACACAGGAAGGGCACGTTGTCCTCCGGGCCTGGGCGAACCGACCGATCGCGAGGAGCTCCATTTGCACACCTTCGAGGTTTGCTCATCGAAGGAgtggtggcggaggcgggTTTTGGGGGTCCGTGTTTGGGAAGGGGAGAAATTGCACCAAGCAGAATCCTTGCAATTCTTTGTGGAATGATCCTGATTCGGTTGAGTTTTACTTTGAGGTGGTCGACACCGGCATAGGGATCCCCATGGAGAAGAGGGAGGCTGTGTTTGAGAACTATGTTCAGGTGAAAGAAGGGCATGGAGGCACTGGCCTGGGGCTTGGAATCGTGCAATCTTTT GTTCGTTTGATGGGAGGAGAGATCGGCATAAAAGATAAAGAGCCAGGAGAAACAGGGACATGCTTCGGATTTAATGTGTCCCTGAAGATCAGTGAAAGGCAAGACCAACAAGTTGCAGATATAGAACAAGGGACGTACACCTCATCATCCAAAATGAGTGATTCCGACATCCGTGCCTTGCTGTTCAGGGAAACCAACTGCTTCAAGGGTGGACATTGCCTTCTTGTAGTTCATGAGTACGAAACCAGAAGAATATTGCATACATGGATGGAGAGCATTGGGATGAAAGTTTGGATAATCCCACGAGTCGATCTTATCTCTTCTACCTTGGAGAGGATTCATTCTACCAGTGTTTCACCTTCAAGGGCATCGTTGTCACACAGCGGCTTAGACTGTGAAACCACAGACTGGTGTTTCAGCCCCAAGGAGATGGTTAACCAAGTTTTACCAATGGCGTTGaggaacaacaacaatatGGGAGGCAACTCTGGAGGGGACCATCCATTTGGCGCACTTGTCATTCTTGATGTGTCGAATGAAAGGTTGGACGACATATCCAGAGAGGTGGCGAGCTTGGGCAAAATCAAGAATCAGGCTCCATGCAAACTTGTCTGCTTGGCTGATCTGAAGACCTCTTCGGAAGATTTCGCAAGGCTGGAGAGGAGCTTCGATCTCGTCCTGCGGAAACCGATGCACGGTTCTCGGCTATACAGGCTTCTCAGGACCATGAGAGACATCCAGGTCTCACCTGCACAGCATCCATACCAAGCCTGTCCTAGTAATCCTGGGGCTAGCCAGAAATATTTCCATGGGATTGCCATCAGAGAACAACCAGATCAGACCGCTGGATCTGCTGAAACTGCATGTCTGCCTCAGGAACCCAAGATTCAAGATGACAGGCTGCTGGACGGGATGCGTGTCCTGATGGCTGAAGACAACCAGGTGCTGCAAATTATTCAGGAGAGGATGCTGAGCCAGCTAGGAGCAACTGTCGAAGTAGCAGGGGATGGATCCAGGGCTGTGGATATGTTCATAGATGCTCTTGAGCGTGCAGGTGTTTCAGAGGGTCATACAGTTCCCTTACCCTATGATCTTGTTTTCATGGATTGCCAG ATGCCGCTGATGGATGGCTACGAAGCGACAAAGCGCATCCGCGAGGAAGAAACGCACTACAAGATTCACACCCCGATCGTCGCATTGACCGCTCATGCCCTGGAGGAGGATCTGCATCAGACCATTCAAGCCGGGATGGATCTCCACCTGACAAAGCCAATACAACGGGAGCAAATAGTAGATGCTCTTCATCAGATCTGCAAAGAGAAGAGCTGTTGCTGTGCATTTCCCACCATCCATGAGTAG
- the LOC100843029 gene encoding delta-aminolevulinic acid dehydratase, chloroplastic — MASTVSFSPAKVQMLQATNSHVRAAPSSCFAVPRTGPRPRSTGVRVSSEQEAAATVRAPSGRSIEECEADAVAGRFPAPPQFVRPKAPDGTPEIRPLDMAKRPRRNRRSPSLRAAFQETSISPANLVLPLFIHEGEEDAPIGAMPGCFRLGWQHGLLDEVYKARDVGVNSFVLFPKVPDALKSPTGDEAYNDNGLVPRTIRLLKDKFPDIVVYTDVALDPYSSDGHDGIVREDGVIMNDETVYQLCKQAVSQARAGADVVSPSDMMDGRIGAIRSALDAEGFNDVSIMSYTAKYASSFYGPFREALDSNPRFGDKKTYQMNPANYREALLETAADEAEGADILLVKPGLPYLDIIRLLRDNSALPIAAYQVSGEYSMIKAGGAQNMIDEEKVMMESLMCLRRAGADIILTYFARQAAGVLCGMRSSK, encoded by the exons ATGGCTTCCACCGTCTCCTTCTCCCCGGCCAAGGTCCAGATGCTCCAGGCTACGAACTCCCACGTCCGTGCGGCACCCAGTAGCTGTTTCGCTGTCCCAAGAACCGGGCCAAGGCCGCGTTCCACGGGCGTTAGAGTCAGCAGCGAACAGGAGGCGGCTGCCACCGTGAGGGCGCCGTCCGGTAGGAGCATCGAGGAGTGCGAGGCCGACGCCGTCGCTGGGAGATTCCCAGCTCCCCCGCAGTTTGTTAGACCGAAGGCCCCTGACGGAACCCCGGAGATCAGGCCTCTT GACATGGCAAAGCGACCTCGTCGCAACCGCAGGTCACCGTCTCTTAGGGCTGCATTCCAGGAGACAAGCATATCACCCGCTAATTTGGTGCTCCCATTGTTTATCCATGAAG GGGAAGAGGATGCTCCTATTGGTGCTATGCCGGGGTGCTTTAGGCTTGGATGGCAGCATGGGCTTCTTGATGAG GTTTACAAGGCACGTGATGTTGGTGTTAACAGTTTTGTGCTCTTTCCAAAAGTTCCTGATGCACTGAAG TCTCCAACAGGAGATGAAGCATATAATGACAATGGTTTGGTTCCGCGAACAATCCGTCTGCTCAAGGATAAGTTCCCTGACATT GTTGTCTACACGGATGTTGCTTTGGATCCTTATTCATCTGATGGTCATGATGGCATTGTGAGAGAAGATG GAGTAATTATGAACGATGAAACAGTTTATCAGTTGTGCAAACAGGCAGTTTCACAG GCACGCGCTGGTGCCGATGTAGTCAGCCCTAGTGACATGATGGATGGCCGCATTGGAGCAATTCGTTCTGCTTTGGATGCGGAGGGTTTCAATGATGTCTCCATTATGTCCTACACCGCAAA GTATGCCAGTTCATTTTATGGTCCATTCAGAGAAGCTTTAGATTCAAATCCACGATTTGGGGACAAGAAGAC CTATCAGATGAACCCAGCTAACTACAGAGAAGCCCTTCTAGAAACTGCAGCAGATGAGGCAGAAGGGGCTGATATTCTTCTA GTAAAACCTGGATTACCGTACTTGGACATCATCAGACTTCTTCGGGATAATTCTGCACTGCCAATTGCTGCATACCAG GTTTCTGGGGAGTACTCGATGATCAAAGCTGGCGGGGCACAGAACATGATCGACGAGGAGAAGGTGATGATGGAGTCGCTCATGTGCCTCAGGCGAGCCGGCGCTGACATCATCCTGACCTACTTCgcccgccaggccgccggcgtGCTGTGCGGCATGAGATCCTCCAAATAG